One window of Carboxydocella sporoproducens DSM 16521 genomic DNA carries:
- the rplL gene encoding 50S ribosomal protein L7/L12 encodes MSKVNEILEAVKGLTVLELAELVKAFEEEFGVSAAAPVAVAAAPVAGAAAAPAAEEKTEFDVILAAAGDKKVNVIKVVREITGLGLKEAKDLVDGAPKPVKEKVSKEEAESIKAKLVEAGATVEIK; translated from the coding sequence ATGTCCAAGGTAAATGAAATTTTGGAAGCTGTTAAAGGTTTAACTGTTCTGGAACTGGCTGAGCTGGTAAAGGCTTTTGAAGAAGAATTCGGTGTATCTGCTGCTGCTCCTGTAGCTGTAGCTGCTGCTCCTGTAGCTGGCGCTGCCGCTGCTCCTGCTGCAGAAGAAAAAACTGAATTCGATGTAATTCTGGCCGCCGCTGGCGACAAGAAAGTTAACGTTATCAAAGTTGTACGCGAAATAACCGGTCTGGGCCTGAAAGAAGCCAAGGACCTGGTGGATGGCGCTCCCAAGCCTGTTAAAGAAAAAGTTTCCAAGGAAGAAGCTGAATCCATCAAGGCCAAGCTGGTTGAAGCTGGCGCTACCGTTGAAATTAAGTAA
- the rplJ gene encoding 50S ribosomal protein L10 gives MAKIAEKQPVVQELKEKLEQAVGVVLVDYRGLNVAQATELRKRLREAGVEYKVVKNTLARLACREVGLSDLEPYLEGPNALAFGLTDPVAPAKILSEFAKDNKQLEIKAGIVDGKVIDVAGVKALADLPPREVLLAKVLGGLQAPLYGFANVLQGNLRNLVYVLEAIRKKKEEGAA, from the coding sequence GTGGCTAAAATTGCCGAGAAACAGCCGGTTGTACAGGAGCTGAAAGAAAAACTGGAGCAGGCCGTCGGGGTAGTGCTGGTTGACTACCGGGGTTTGAATGTGGCTCAGGCTACTGAGCTGCGGAAACGCCTGCGGGAAGCTGGAGTGGAATACAAGGTCGTTAAGAATACTCTGGCACGCCTGGCTTGCCGTGAAGTTGGCCTGTCTGATCTGGAACCCTATCTGGAAGGTCCCAACGCACTGGCTTTTGGCTTAACAGATCCTGTTGCTCCGGCGAAGATTCTGAGTGAATTCGCCAAGGACAACAAGCAGCTGGAAATCAAGGCCGGTATCGTGGATGGCAAGGTAATCGATGTTGCCGGGGTTAAGGCTCTGGCCGACTTGCCGCCGCGGGAAGTGCTGCTGGCCAAAGTGCTGGGTGGTCTGCAAGCTCCTCTTTATGGGTTTGCCAATGTTCTCCAGGGCAATCTGCGCAATCTGGTTTACGTCCTGGAAGCTATCCGCAAGAAGAAAGAGGAAGGCGCTGCTTAA
- the rplA gene encoding 50S ribosomal protein L1 codes for MAKHGKKYLEAAKQVDKTKLYDPQEALELVQKLASARFDESVEVAVKLGVDPRHADQQVRGAVVLPHGTGKTARVVVFAKGEKAKEAEAAGADVVGAEDLIARIEGGWLDFDTAVATPDMMGAVGKLGRILGPKGLMPNPKTGTVTFDVAKAVKDIKAGKVEYRVDKGANIHAPIGKVSFGTEKLLDNFYTLLDALLKAKPAAAKGTYIKGVAVSSTMGPGIKVNPLKVTR; via the coding sequence ATGGCTAAACACGGTAAAAAATATCTGGAAGCTGCCAAACAGGTAGACAAAACCAAACTGTATGATCCTCAGGAAGCTCTGGAACTGGTACAGAAACTGGCTTCTGCCAGGTTTGATGAGTCCGTTGAGGTTGCAGTTAAACTAGGTGTGGACCCCCGGCATGCGGATCAGCAAGTTCGGGGTGCAGTAGTACTGCCCCATGGCACAGGGAAAACTGCCCGTGTAGTTGTTTTCGCTAAAGGCGAGAAAGCCAAGGAAGCAGAAGCTGCTGGCGCTGACGTAGTGGGCGCTGAAGACCTGATTGCCAGGATTGAGGGCGGTTGGCTGGATTTCGATACAGCCGTAGCTACTCCGGATATGATGGGTGCTGTAGGTAAATTGGGTCGGATCTTAGGTCCTAAAGGCCTGATGCCTAACCCCAAAACCGGAACTGTTACTTTTGATGTAGCCAAGGCTGTTAAAGATATTAAGGCTGGTAAAGTGGAATACCGGGTTGACAAGGGTGCTAACATTCATGCGCCCATTGGTAAGGTCTCCTTTGGTACCGAGAAGCTGCTGGACAACTTCTATACTCTGCTGGATGCTTTGCTCAAGGCTAAGCCGGCAGCTGCCAAGGGAACATATATCAAGGGAGTGGCTGTTTCCTCCACTATGGGCCCTGGCATTAAGGTCAATCCGTTAAAGGTTACTCGTTAA